From a single Haloarcula sp. DT43 genomic region:
- a CDS encoding ABC transporter ATP-binding protein — protein MTVLETQQLTKQFGGLTAVDEVDLEIEQGEGVSLIGPNGAGKSTFINLVTRRLEPSYGEIAFQGNSILGMDPHEVVQRGMSKSFQTASIFPELTVKENATIAALAAEHGSFRFNFFRHENSYPAVEELANEVLESVGLYDERENQADSLDYGNKRRLELGIALAAEPDMLLMDEPTAGMSPDETKSTVELIKRVKQELDLTFLLVEHDMEIVFDISDRIVVLNRGSVIAKGTPDEVQDDPAVQEAYLGGVEE, from the coding sequence ATGACGGTCCTCGAAACACAGCAGCTCACGAAGCAGTTCGGCGGCCTCACGGCCGTCGACGAGGTCGACCTGGAGATAGAGCAGGGCGAGGGCGTGAGCCTCATCGGCCCCAACGGTGCGGGGAAATCGACGTTCATCAACCTCGTCACCAGGCGGCTCGAACCGAGCTACGGCGAGATAGCGTTCCAGGGGAACTCCATCCTCGGGATGGACCCACACGAGGTCGTCCAACGGGGGATGAGCAAGTCCTTCCAGACGGCCTCTATCTTCCCGGAGCTGACCGTCAAGGAGAACGCCACCATCGCCGCGCTGGCCGCCGAACACGGCTCGTTCCGGTTCAACTTCTTCCGGCACGAGAACAGCTACCCGGCCGTCGAGGAGCTGGCCAACGAGGTGCTCGAATCGGTCGGGCTGTACGACGAGCGGGAGAACCAGGCCGACAGCCTCGACTACGGGAACAAGCGACGGCTCGAACTCGGCATCGCGCTGGCCGCCGAGCCGGACATGCTCCTGATGGACGAGCCGACCGCCGGGATGTCCCCCGACGAGACCAAGTCGACGGTCGAACTCATCAAGCGGGTCAAGCAGGAACTGGACCTGACCTTCCTGCTGGTCGAACACGACATGGAAATCGTCTTCGACATCTCCGACCGCATCGTCGTCCTCAACCGCGGATCGGTCATCGCAAAGGGGACCCCCGACGAAGTGCAGGACGACCCCGCCGTGCAGGAAGCGTACCTCGGAGGTGTCGAGGAATGA
- a CDS encoding branched-chain amino acid ABC transporter permease, which yields MSDEPRDATATAAADADAEVSGGFADRWANFRDREISTVLLTVVGVAVFPFLFNNFLDGYTQLATLMLIYGIFAVGFDILLGYTGLLSFGHAVFFGGAAYAAGIFSASVSSSPLLVLLAGTAFAVLLAWIVGFLSLRRGGIYFAILTLTFGQMSFYLAASPLAFLTNGENGFTSVDIGSLLGVIDIHGGVPFPLSMLVDNMLYVFVAAMTVLSVAMANRILHSPYGTVFRAIRENERRAEFVGLDVWRYKLMAFIISAAFAGIAGSLFAIEGNYVPLESLYWTESGRIVIMTVLGGVGSLFGPLFGAGLYLYIENIVSGFPTLGPFWHLILGVVFVVAVVLFPDGIWGGIDYVRRMVVGGEDE from the coding sequence GTGAGCGACGAACCGCGCGACGCGACCGCCACGGCGGCGGCCGACGCGGACGCGGAGGTCTCCGGCGGCTTCGCCGACCGGTGGGCCAACTTCCGCGACCGGGAGATATCGACGGTCCTGCTCACGGTGGTGGGCGTGGCCGTCTTCCCGTTCCTGTTCAACAACTTCCTCGACGGCTACACGCAGCTGGCGACGCTGATGCTCATCTACGGCATCTTCGCCGTCGGGTTCGACATCCTGCTGGGGTACACCGGCCTGCTGTCGTTCGGTCACGCCGTCTTCTTCGGCGGCGCGGCCTACGCCGCCGGCATCTTCAGCGCGAGCGTCAGTAGCTCGCCGCTGCTGGTGTTGCTCGCCGGCACGGCGTTTGCGGTGTTGCTGGCGTGGATAGTCGGGTTCCTGTCGCTGCGCCGCGGCGGAATCTACTTCGCCATCCTGACGCTGACGTTCGGCCAGATGTCGTTCTATCTGGCGGCGTCGCCGCTTGCCTTCCTCACGAACGGGGAGAACGGCTTCACCTCCGTCGACATCGGCAGCCTGCTGGGCGTCATCGACATCCACGGCGGCGTGCCGTTCCCGCTGTCGATGCTGGTCGACAACATGCTGTACGTGTTCGTCGCCGCCATGACTGTGCTGTCGGTGGCGATGGCCAACCGCATCCTCCACTCGCCGTACGGGACTGTGTTCCGCGCGATTCGGGAGAACGAGCGGCGGGCGGAGTTCGTCGGCCTCGACGTCTGGCGGTACAAGCTGATGGCGTTTATCATCTCCGCGGCCTTCGCCGGCATCGCCGGCAGCCTGTTCGCCATCGAGGGGAACTACGTCCCCCTGGAGTCGCTGTACTGGACCGAGTCCGGGCGCATCGTCATCATGACCGTGCTCGGCGGCGTCGGGTCGCTGTTCGGCCCGCTGTTCGGTGCCGGGCTGTACCTGTACATCGAGAACATCGTCAGCGGGTTCCCGACGCTGGGGCCCTTCTGGCACCTCATCCTCGGCGTCGTGTTCGTCGTCGCCGTCGTCCTCTTCCCCGACGGTATCTGGGGCGGCATCGACTACGTCCGCAGGATGGTCGTCGGTGGTGAGGACGAATGA